The window TGAAGGATTTATCTAAACAATCAGCATCGGAGCGTAATGCTCGCTTGAAGGCAGTTGAGCTGGCAGTAGAGCAGATTGAGCGTCAGTTTGGTACTGGTTCGATTATGAAGTTGGGCGAAGGTATGAAGGCTCATGTTGAGACCATTCCAACTGGTAGTTTGGCGCTAGACTTGGCGTTGGGTGGGGGTTTTCCAAAAGGTCGTATTATTGAGATTTATGGTCCAGAGTCCAGTGGTAAAACCACACTAGCTCTGCATGCTGTGGCTGAAGTGCAAAAGCGTGGTGGCTTGGCAGCTTTTGTTGATGCCGAGCATGCCCTCGACCCTGAGTATGCTGAAAAAATCGGGGTTAATTTAAATGATTTACTTATCTCGCAACCTGATACCGGAGAGCAGGCGCTAGAGATAACCGAAACTTTAGTACGCTCGGGGGCGGTTGATACGGTGATTGTCGACTCGGTTGCTGCCTTGGTGCCACGAGCAGAAATTGAAGGTGAAATGGGTGATGCTCACATGGGCCTGCAAGCACGACTGATGAGTCAGGCTTTGCGCAAGCTTACTGGCGTTGTTAGTAAAACTAAATGTTCAGTTATTTTCATTAACCAGCTACGCATGAAGATTGGTGTGATGTTTGGTAATCCGGAGGTAACAGCTGGTGGTAATGCGCTCAAGTATTATTCTTCGGTGCGTCTTGATATTCGTCGTACGGAGCAGCTTAAAGAAGGTGATCAAAGTATTGGCAATCACGTAAAAGTGAAAGTGGTCAAGAATAAGATAGCGGCACCTTTTAAGATTGCAGAGTTTGACATCATGTTTAATGAAGGTATTTCTAGGCCGGGTGATTTAATCGATTTGGCCGTAAAATATGATTTGGTTAAGAAGGCTGGTGCTTGGTTTTCTTATAAAGAAGATAAGATTGGGCAGGGGCGTGAGGCAGCTAAGCAATTCTTGAAGTCTCATCCAGAAGTAATGGACGAACTAGACACGAAGATTCGTGAGCGAGCCACAGGTGGCAGTCAAGTAGATCTGGCAGAAGATAAGAAAAAATAGCCTAGGTTTAGAGGGGACTGTACGGTATGCCTGTTGTTACAAAGCTTACCTCTCAGAAGCAGAAAGATTTTGTAAATCTCTATGTTGATGATGAGTTCTGCTGTGGATTAAGCCTTAATCAGGTTGCATCCTGGCGCCTGCACAAGGGCTCAGAGCTAACCCATGATCAGCTAGATAGACTGCGTAATGAAGCTCGAGCAAGTAAGGCTTATAACCTAGCAATTCGATACTTGGGATTACGGATTCATTCCTCACAGGAGGTTATGGAATATTTGAGGCGAAAAGAATTTGAAGATGTGTCAATTGCTGTAGTGGGAGATCTTAAGCGAGAGGGATACTTACAAGATGGGGACTTTGCATTACGGTGGAGCGCGATGCGTCAGCAGATGCTGTGGTCGCCTCGTGCAATCCGGGACGAGTTAAGTCGTAAAGGTATTCCTAAAGATATCATCGATGATTGTATAGGTGGTATTGATACCAAAGAGATAATCCTTGGGTTAATCGCAAAGAAAAGTCGTAATCGGACAGTGAACCGTGAAAAGATGATGAGCTATCTCGTTGGTAGGGGGTTTAGTTACCCGGATATAAAACTATGCTTAGATGAGTCAGGCTCTAAGTAATAATTGTGTATTGATTTAATTTGGACTTATCGTGAGATTAGTACAGCACGAATGCAAATCGCAACTGCAATAACCCACAGGCCAGCCATTATTAGCAAAACTTCATACCCTCTTAATACCTCTTATGGTAGGCCATTAATTAAGACGATACAAGCAAATTTTTACCGAACAAAACTATCCTAAGCTGTAGCCGGTTTTATGGCAGTCTTCTTAAATGATCTCATCTCAGATTGTATGATAATCAGTTTTTTATCAGGTATGACATCGGAAATTGTGGAGGCTTGGATTACCAGTAGGCTTTGCTTAAAACTTTTCAGTAGAGGCCTTCTGACGTATATGCGATCCATATGCATGAGAGGTAGTTTGACGGCGCAATCTTCAACTTGTCCAATTTTGCTACCATTCGTGTCGCATACTTTATAGGAAATAAGCCGACAATTATCAGAAAATGCTACTTTATCTCGAATAAAATCAGCTTTTTCCCCAAAACACTCAATTCCCTGTGCGGTAAGTAGGTTATCTACCACGGCGGTTTGGTCGGATCTAATAAAATTAGTCTCACCGGCGACTAAACATTCCAGAAAGGCAAGCTGGAGATTTTCTCGACGAAAAATTGCTCCTTCAATGAGGCCAAGCGGACGTAGTTCGCGACGATCAAAAATAATCATTCCACGCAATTGAGAAAGTAACAATTGCTGGCCCAATGCACGCTTTTTCATGCTTTGCATTATACTCCTAACACTTGATTTATTCTGGTATTTTCGGTAAAATTACGGTGTTTAACAATAAATAACCTTTTTGTTGACGTGAACGCACTAAGTTGTAGTTTAAGAACGTCAGCGAACCTCGCTAAATGTGAGTGAACCAAAGAAAGGATGTCTATGCGACAGTATGAAGTGGGTGTGATTTTACATCCTGACCTCGAGATTGATCTCGATCGTGCCGTAAGCAAGGTCGAAAGTATTATCACTAATCTTGGCGGTAAAGTAGAAAATAAAGATAACTGGGGGAAGCGCAAGCTTGCTTATCGAATTAAGAAGCAGGATTGGGGGATTTACGTATTCTTTCAAGTTAAGCTTGATCCAGCTAAGATTCAAGAGCTTGATAATACTTTGCGCATTACCTCAGAGGTGATCCGTTATATAGTTGTTTCACTTGAAGATGTGCGGCCGGTTAATAAGGGTGCAAAAAATAGCACCAAAAAGCCAGTAGAAAAACCAGAGACTGAATAATATAAGCGTAAGGAGATAGGGATGGCAAAAGATTTTAACCAAGCAATTATAATGGGGAATCTCACACGAGACCCAGAATTACGACAGACTCCCTCGGGTCAGTCGGTGGCGAGCTTTGCGGTTGCGACAAACCGTATTTGGCAAGATCCGCAGAGTGGCGATAAGAAGGATGCAGTTGAATTCCATGATGTAGTGGCTTGGGGTAAGCTGGGCGAACTATGCGCAAATTATCTATCAAAAGGTCGTAAAGTATTGGTTGTAGGTCGATTACAGACTCGCTCTTGGGATGCTGATGGAGTAAAGAAGCAGCGCACCGAGATTGTTGCAACTGATATTAACTTCTTGAGCGCTGGCTCTGGTGAAGGTGGAGCACCATCTTCCTCTGGGGCTAAAAAGACCGACGATCCAGATATCCAGGAGATGCCTGGCGATGATATTAATCTTGATGACATCCCATTTTAAGGAGAAAACATGGCAGAATTTCGTAAGCAGAATCGTTTTTATGCAGAACAAGTAGCGGTAATAGATTACAAAGATGTAAAGCTTTTACAGCGCTACGTTTCTAGTGTAGGAAAGATTGAAAACCGCAAGCGTACTGGTGCTTCAATGAAACATCAGCGAATGTTAGCAAAAGCTTTGAAGCGGGCACGACACATGGCGCTTTTACCATTCGTTGTTAAGTAACCTACTCGACGCGTTTTGAGCGGCATCTGCTGCGTTGAAATTTTGTATCTCGCTTGGATGTACATGAAGTACAACTTGTCCACGAGACTCAACCTCGTCTTGCAGCTGCTCACTCAGAAACACGTCTTAGTACTCATTAATTAAGGAGGTGTTCAGTGTATGGACCAACTGATTTAAGGAAAGAAACATTAGTCGAGATAGATGGCGCACCATATAAGGTGGTCGATTACGCCCAGAAGCAAATGGGTCGAGGTGGTTCGATTGTAAATACTAAGCTGAAAAATCTCATTACTGGCGGAGTGATTGACCGTACGTTTCGTAATGACGAGCGTGTGAAGCCGGCTGATGTAGTGCGACAAAAGTTACAGTATCTTTATACGCAAAGTGATGGGCATAGTCTAATGGACCTTGGAAGCTATGAGACATATGAAGTGGCCAAGGCTATTGATGAAGATCTGCCAAAATATATCTTAGAGGGTGGCGAGATTGAAGGATATCTTTTTCATGGCCGGGTGATTGGCTTTGAGTGGCCAAAAAATGTTGTGCTGACTGTAGTTGAAGCGCCAGGTTCAGATAAAGGAAACTCGGCAGCTGGAGCGACTAAGGCCGTGAAGCTCGAAACTGGTATTGAAGTACAGGCGCCACTTTTTATTAAGGTCGGCGATAGGGTAAAAGTAGATACCCGTAACGGGGCCTACTTAGAGCGCGTTAAATAATATTGATTATTATCCAGGTTCTTCAATCGAGAAGGAGAGAACCTTGGATATCCCACATGTTCCGCAGTCTGGCTGCCGACTGTTTAGCTTGGCGCAATGCCACTGACACACAGTCGGTGGTTTTTTATTTACACGTTAAATTTAAATAGTACGACATCACCATCCTGCATGATGTAATCGCGGCCTTCGAGTCGCACTTTGCCAGCTGTGCGTGCGCCAGCCCAACCGCCACAAGTTATAAAATCTTCAGAAGATACAATCTCGGCTTTAATAAACCCCTTTTCAAAATCGGTGTGAATAACGCCAGCCGCCTCGGGCGCAGTTGCTCCTTGCGGAATAACCCAGGCCCGAGCTTCTTTTTCACCAGCCGTAAAATAGGTTTGGAGACCGAGAGTTGAAAAACCAAGTTGAGCTAACGCATTGAGGCCAGACTCGGTTTGCCCATATTCGGTGAGTAAATCCGAGGCTTCGTCGTTGGGCATATCTTTGAGCTGGGCTTCAAGATCGGCACACAGCACCAGGGCGGGTAGCGGGGCGACGTTGGCACAGAGTTTTTTGTGCAGCTCTTTGTCGGCAAGCCCGGCCTCATCAACATTAAAGACATAAATAAATGGTTTGGCGGTTAGCAGTTGGAGTTCACGAATGATCGGAGGTATTGCATTGGCATATAGAGCGATAGCCAGCGATCCGTCGTCTAATGCGGAGCGTACTTTAGTTAGTTCGGTCATAGCTTCACGCGCTTCGGCAGAAGTTTTGGCTTCTTTTTCAAGTCGCGGTAGGACTTTGTCGATAGTTGTTAGGTCAGCCAAGATTAGCTCGGTCTTAACCGTTTCAATATCGCGCATCGGATCAATCGTGTTATCCACATGAATAATATCGCCCGACTCAAAAGCTCGCACAACCTGTACGATTGCCGAGCACTCACGAATATGGGTAAGGAATTTGTTTCCAAGACCAGCCCCTTCGGCAGCACCTTTTACGATGCCGGCGATATCCGTAAAAGTAACCGGAGCTGGGATAATTTTTTGAGTATTCGCAACATGAGCTAATTTGCTTAAGCGCTTATCGGGCAGAGGCACAATACCAACATTCGGCTCAATAGTGGCAAATGGGTAGTTGGCGGCTAATATATCAGACTTGGTGAGGGCATTAAACAGTGTGGACTTACCAACATTTGGTAAGCCAACAATACCGAGAGATAGGCTCATATGGTTATTTTATCAGATGTGCAGACAGCTATAAAACAAAAGCATTATCAATAAGATGCTTATGGTATTATTTAGTTAATAATGCGCGAGTCCGAAAAACAGTATAGTCCTCAGGATAGACAAGGTGCGGAAAACTTTTCGCGCGCGCAAGCATATCTGTCGCTGAAGGGAGAAGGACTGCAAACGCGTACTGAGCATTCGCGTAGTTTAGAGGATGCAGAGAAGTATCGTGCTCTTGAAACACTCAAGAGTTTGGGGGTACTCATACCGCTGAGTGAGCTAGAGATATACCATGGTCGTGCAGCGCATCCAGGCGAAACTGAGGCATGGGAGGTAGATCCGGCTTTTAGTAATGGCGGTAATAATACTGGTAATTCAAACGTTAATAAACGCTCAACTCTATATACTGGACACCGGGAGATTGCAACCGATTTTGCTAGAGCAAGATCTGGTAGGACTCGAGATGGGTCTATTTCTCAGCCAGAAATTCATCGCATTGATACGCATGATTTGGACGCAACGGTATTTAATCACAACTTTGATATTAGTAAGCTAAGCCCTCAGCAGATAAGTGAATATACCCAAGCCTTGAGTAAGATTCTGGTATCGCCAACTGAAGGATCGCCGTTAGATTTTCAGGATCGAGCCGCTTGGGGGCAGCTTATACCACATATTGCGTCCCTCGGGGAGCGTAGGTTCTTTTCGGATGATGATACGGATAGATTAGTCACTCAGTCAGGTTTATCTACCGAAGTGGTAACGCAATTAATTGGTGCAATAAATTCTCGACAAATGGCTAAAGTTAATCCGGGCTATTTAATATCAAGACTAGTGAATGGCTCAGAAGATCTTAGCCATGGTTATATGGTGTTGGACGGAGAGCGAATAGATATGCCGCTTAATCTAGAATATGTACAAAAGTATCTGCATGAAGCGCATATTGTGGGCGTACAACAGCCCGTTTATTCTGCTACTCTGGACCAAGATATAGAGATTGTATCTTTTTTTGATCTAGATGAAGTTAAGACCAGTCGGTCCAAAGAGCGCGAGCGCGAGCGTAGCTGGACGGCATTTGGTGGGTTGGCGCAGGCCATGGATGGCTTGGTGAGTCCAGAAGCCCAATCAGATAGTCCATTGATGGCACAACTAACTGATACCCATGCAAAGCCCAGAGATATTATGCAAGATGCTCAGCGTGTACCGGGTTATGAGCAGATTTTTGCTGGCTCTGCCGGTGTATGGGAGGGCTTTACACTAGGTGAGCATACCGAAACGGTGTTGCGCAATTTTGATGAAACCTACGCTGATCGGATGCCGGTAGGTTTATTGGCACCGATGCGGTTAGCTATTTTGACGCATGATATTGGTAAGAGTGAGACAGTTGCGAGATTGAGTAAATTAGAGCAATCAAAGATAAATACTCGTCAGGCAATTGATTTTATGGATAAACTTGGCGTAGATGAGCGACATCAGGATGTAATTATTTCTATGGTTGGCTTAGGTGCGGATTTGGCATATTTAATTGATGTTAAGGGTGAGGGAGGTAAGGTGAAGCAGGCTATGTTTCAGCTAGCCCAGGGTACAATGCGAGAATTTTTTGGTCGCGAACCGAGTCGTGATGAAATGCGAGCTTTTGTTGAGATGTGCCGTACTCTACAGCGCTGTGATGGCGGTGCCTATACCAGCATGGCGGTAACACGTTCACGCGATGGTAATGGTTATTATCGTAACGCACCATCTTTTAACGCATCGTTTGCGCAACCAGTTGATGCAGGTCGGCGTAAGGTTGGTTTGCGTAAGCCGGGACAGCAGTCGGCTCAGCTCAGTCAGGCACCGAAGAGCATGGAGCCAGTCTCACGTATTCGAATGCAACCTAGAGGCGTCGCGGCAAAACCGCCAAAGTTATAGTTTTTGCTAATACTTATGTGTAAATCGCTTGCGTTTGCGTATTACAAACGGTAGCATAGAACTTAAGCATTTTACTTGAAAGTAGTGCGTGGAATTATTTATCAATGCCAAATAAATCGATCGATAGCATTGGCCCAAAGCCAAACAAGAATAACATTAAGCCTGTTGCTGAGCATAGGGCTGGTGAGGTTGTGCGTCCAAAGGGTGCCCCCACTCAAGCCGGAGAATCGATTAAGCCAAAAGGTTATCAGGCGCCAAAGAAACTGGAATCAACAGTAGGTAAACCCGACCAGCCTAAGCGACCTGTCAATAAGAAAAAAGTAGCAGTTTTTGCTGGGTTTGTAGGGTTATTTATCCTAGTTTCTCTAGCTGCAGTTTGGTTATTGCGCGGTACAAATTTACTTAATTCAGTCGGTAAGCCAAAGCCGGCTGCTGGTAATTTTGCCGAGGTTGGAGATCAGGCTTCAACTTTGGATGAGTTTAATAAGGTCAAAGATGCTTATCAGGGTTTTAATAAAAAGCAGGCTACACCAGCGGATAGTCAAGTGGTGGCCGCTAATGCCTCTAGAGACCTTATTACTTATCTGGCTCTAAAATCTGAAGCTGTGAAGCAAGGGGTTGAGTGTACTTGGGAAATTGTTGACACGCGCATGGCAACCCAGTATCAGTCTTATGGTGGGAAGGAGGCCTTTTATGCTTATCTAGCCCAAGAATATGGTTGGAGTAAAGAGGTTAGTTTTATGAAGACCTGCACTGAATATTACCGAGAAGTATTGGCGCAAAAAGTGATTGGCGGAACGGATGCTTTTGGAGTATATATTCGCTGGGATAACATGGATAATGATTCCACAGCTCAACAAAGGGCGACTTATGAACAAGAGGCAAAAGCTAGGTTAGAGCGTGATTTCTTGCCTCTATTTAAGAGCGGAGCCAGCAAAGAGGAGATTTATCGAGCTGCTGATATTAGTCCGTATAGTACAGATGTAGAATTTGATAAGAAGATGGAAACACCCGGTAGCCCCTGGGTGCGTACAGTTGAATACCCACGCTTAAATGAAACTACTTATGCTAGCTTTCAGCAGTATCCAGAGGGTGAAAGGGATATTGACTACATATCAAAGCTAGCTGTTGGTGAGAATACAGTCGTATTTAAGTCTAAGGTTGGTTATTATGCTATTTTTCGGGCTACTAATAGGATTCAAGGAGAAGCAGGGTCTATAGATCAAGTTATACAAAAGTATATTGATGGCGCTAAGCTCAGTACAGAATATTATGCATTACCAAAGCCCAGTAGTAATGGACAAGAGCAGTTTGATATGCACGATCTCAAGCAAGATAATACAACCGGCATGCTAGATTCGATGCGACAGGCTTTAGTGCCCACGGCCCGGGCAGTAAATTGCTTTACAAACCATCGGCTGCCAATGAGTATTATTTATACCGACTATGCTACAGGTCAGCTAATACCACTAGAGCAAATACGTACTAATAAGGGTGCGCCAATTAGTACTTTGCAAATATTAAGTACCGGCAATGTACAAGCAGCCTGTAATGATGAGCCTGCCCCAATCCAGAACGCTTATGGTGTATTAAACTTTGGATACTGGGCTGGACGAGCTAGCTGGGATGTTTTTGACCACCGAAATAATCCATGGGCTTTTAATCTGAGTTGTTACACGAGCTGGGAATTTCGCTTTAATAAGGTATATGGCTATGAGCAGGTAAATTATCAAGACGCTAGTCAGTTTGAGGTTACACTTCTAACCAACCAGTGGATCGTTCAAAATAGGGCTTCGGCTTATACTGATCATTATCGGATTCCACCCGATCTATACCAGGGTATTGCTAACGGTGCTCTCGGATATTCCATTAATGTAAGGATGCGCAAAGAGCCTCCGACCACTGGATGGAATCCGCCACTTATGACAGTCTCGGGTGAAAAACAAGAGGAAGATGGAACAACTATCGGTGCATATGCTGACAATACTGTGAGTGAACAGCCGAACAACTTTACTAGCAGTGGTCAACCCTATTCATTTCCTGGCTTGCGGGCCGATCAAGGCCATGTGTTTACTGTAGAGACTGAGCCTAACTATGATGTACTGGGATATCGAATAAATGGCGGGCCAATCAACCAGTCTACAACCTATACTTATGTGGCTGGTACGACTGGCGATGGTACTACATTAGATGTGGATTGGATTTTCCGTAGACGTCCAACTGTCAATCTATCGGTAACCTGTGCGCTTATTTCGGGTAATGTTATTGGTGGTGGCGGTGCAACCATTGAGACATATGCTCGTGTGGGCGGCGCTGATTTGGTGGATGGTGCTGGCCAGCGGATTATTCAGGGGCGAAACTTTAGCTTTACAGTTCCTGAAGCGTATAAAGACGGTGTTGGTCGAACCGTTGAGCTTCGTTTGATTGTAGATGGCGTTGACTGGGGTGCCGCCGCCGCCACCACGCTCAGCTGTAATCGTAACGCATTGTGTAGCAATAATAATTTAGGTACTGTTTTCCCCGGTAATCGTGTAACTATTGGTGTAGGTGGACAAGAAGAGGGAATATCAATTGCCATGTCGAATAATGGTGAGTCGATTTGGAGTACTTATTCTACCGGTACTTATCAACTAGTTCTGACACCAGAGGCAGATATTTACTGGGATATTGTTGCTGGTACATCAGTTCCTGCAGGAGAGAAGATTTATCCTCAGCCTAACCCAATTAGTGGTAAGACTTTTGCACCTATTACCGTTACCCTTACGGCAAGCCCTTCTGATAGCACTACACCACTAGGTTTTCAAATGGCCTTTATACCAGATGGTGGCGGTGCAGCTCAACGATTTGGAACTGCTTGCTCAACTGAGTTACGCGTGCTTTCTTCCTATGGTCCGTGGCTCCGTACGCAAAATGGCAATGTTTCTGCAATGGGTGTTATCAAGGGGCAGGAGGCATTATCGCTAACTGGTGGTAATTTAGGTGGTCGACGAGCCGCCGGTTCAGCTGGAACGACAGCTGATGGGCAAAAAGATGATATCAATTTGGAGGCTACTTACTTATTGCTTTCCAAAGTAGCCGGCAATGGTCCATTCTGTAGCACCAATGCCTATATACTTGGTCGTGATGGTAATGCAGGTACGATGTCTGATTTGAATAGTTGTGATTTTAAACAATATAACTTTGCGCTAAGAGCTAATTTGGAGCGAGCCTTGAGTGCTCAGACGCCAGTATCCGAAGAGCTAATTTATCGGGAAGCTTTTCAGGCTTATGATGATGCCCCAACCAGTTGCCCGTCAACTGGGCCCGAGCCTAGTGGCCCTGCTAGATATGTTAATGGTGGAACTTATGATGGTAGTGGTGCATTGCCGGGTATCTCAGCTAATAACTGCCCCACTATAAGGGTGCTAGATGGGGTGCGTGACGGCAGCTATAAGACATTGGGTGCAAATCCAAGTTTACCTTTACCTGTCGTTCCAATGTTAGTTACGTCTAGGGGTACAGTTTTGGTAGATGGCGATCTTTACATTAATACAAATATTGTAAATGCGCCTTCTGCACCAAGTTTTAATCGAGATGACCTGAATGCCCTCAATCAACTGCCAAACCTAGGGATAATTGTAAAAGGTAATATTATTATCGACAAAGACGTTACTAGAATTGATGCCTCGCTCTATGCTAGTGGCAAGATAAAAACTTGCGAGAACTTATATAATCCAAGCTCATCGACAGAAAACGACCCAAATACTTCTAACGGTTTCAAGCTAGAAGGCGGTACCGTTGCAGAGAATACTCAGGCTGCACGTTGTAGTAAGCAACTCAAAATACATGGCGTGATGGCATCTAAGGGTGGCTTTATGCTGGGGCG is drawn from bacterium and contains these coding sequences:
- a CDS encoding RecX family transcriptional regulator, with amino-acid sequence MPVVTKLTSQKQKDFVNLYVDDEFCCGLSLNQVASWRLHKGSELTHDQLDRLRNEARASKAYNLAIRYLGLRIHSSQEVMEYLRRKEFEDVSIAVVGDLKREGYLQDGDFALRWSAMRQQMLWSPRAIRDELSRKGIPKDIIDDCIGGIDTKEIILGLIAKKSRNRTVNREKMMSYLVGRGFSYPDIKLCLDESGSK
- the recA gene encoding recombinase RecA, translated to MPAITTKLEKGAVVKDLSKQSASERNARLKAVELAVEQIERQFGTGSIMKLGEGMKAHVETIPTGSLALDLALGGGFPKGRIIEIYGPESSGKTTLALHAVAEVQKRGGLAAFVDAEHALDPEYAEKIGVNLNDLLISQPDTGEQALEITETLVRSGAVDTVIVDSVAALVPRAEIEGEMGDAHMGLQARLMSQALRKLTGVVSKTKCSVIFINQLRMKIGVMFGNPEVTAGGNALKYYSSVRLDIRRTEQLKEGDQSIGNHVKVKVVKNKIAAPFKIAEFDIMFNEGISRPGDLIDLAVKYDLVKKAGAWFSYKEDKIGQGREAAKQFLKSHPEVMDELDTKIRERATGGSQVDLAEDKKK
- a CDS encoding elongation factor P; amino-acid sequence: MYGPTDLRKETLVEIDGAPYKVVDYAQKQMGRGGSIVNTKLKNLITGGVIDRTFRNDERVKPADVVRQKLQYLYTQSDGHSLMDLGSYETYEVAKAIDEDLPKYILEGGEIEGYLFHGRVIGFEWPKNVVLTVVEAPGSDKGNSAAGATKAVKLETGIEVQAPLFIKVGDRVKVDTRNGAYLERVK
- a CDS encoding 30S ribosomal protein S18 encodes the protein MAEFRKQNRFYAEQVAVIDYKDVKLLQRYVSSVGKIENRKRTGASMKHQRMLAKALKRARHMALLPFVVK
- the ssb gene encoding single-stranded DNA-binding protein → MAKDFNQAIIMGNLTRDPELRQTPSGQSVASFAVATNRIWQDPQSGDKKDAVEFHDVVAWGKLGELCANYLSKGRKVLVVGRLQTRSWDADGVKKQRTEIVATDINFLSAGSGEGGAPSSSGAKKTDDPDIQEMPGDDINLDDIPF
- the rpsF gene encoding 30S ribosomal protein S6, which translates into the protein MRQYEVGVILHPDLEIDLDRAVSKVESIITNLGGKVENKDNWGKRKLAYRIKKQDWGIYVFFQVKLDPAKIQELDNTLRITSEVIRYIVVSLEDVRPVNKGAKNSTKKPVEKPETE
- the ychF gene encoding redox-regulated ATPase YchF, translated to MSLSLGIVGLPNVGKSTLFNALTKSDILAANYPFATIEPNVGIVPLPDKRLSKLAHVANTQKIIPAPVTFTDIAGIVKGAAEGAGLGNKFLTHIRECSAIVQVVRAFESGDIIHVDNTIDPMRDIETVKTELILADLTTIDKVLPRLEKEAKTSAEAREAMTELTKVRSALDDGSLAIALYANAIPPIIRELQLLTAKPFIYVFNVDEAGLADKELHKKLCANVAPLPALVLCADLEAQLKDMPNDEASDLLTEYGQTESGLNALAQLGFSTLGLQTYFTAGEKEARAWVIPQGATAPEAAGVIHTDFEKGFIKAEIVSSEDFITCGGWAGARTAGKVRLEGRDYIMQDGDVVLFKFNV